The following nucleotide sequence is from Paeniglutamicibacter kerguelensis.
ATCGGCGACATCCCGCTGGATGAGGCGGCGCTGATCGAGCCGTTGTCCGTCGGCCACCATGCGGTGGTGCGCAGCGGAGTTGTTGCGGGACAGGTCGCGCTCGTGGGCGGGGCCGGGCCGATCGGGTTGCTCACCGCCGCCGTGCTCAAGGGCATGGGCGTGACAACCATCGTGAGCGAGCTGTCGCTGGCCCGCAAGGACAAGGCGTGGGAGAGCGGCGTTGCCGACCATGTGCTCGATCCCAGCAAGGAGGACGTCAAGGCCCGGGTCCTGGAGATCACCGGGGGCCTCGGTGCCGACGTCGCCTTTGAATGCGCAGGGGTCAACGTGGTGCTGGACACCCTGCTCGATGCGCTCAAGCCGACCGGGGTGCTGGTGAACGTCTCCATCTGGGGCAGGCCCGCCACCGTGGACATGCAGAAAATCGTGCTCAAGGAGATCGACCTGCGCGGCACCATTGCCTACGTGCGGGACCACGCCGAAGTCATCGAGCTGGTGGGAAGCGGAAAGATCGACCTGAAGCCGTTCATCACCGGGCGCATCGCGCTTGAGGACCTGATCGACAAGGGCTTCGACACGCTGATCAACCACAACGAAACGGCCGTGAAGATCATC
It contains:
- a CDS encoding 2,3-butanediol dehydrogenase, which encodes MKAARFHAQKDIRIEEIPEPELRAGAVAIDVAWCGICGTDLHEYLEGPIFIPAPGHPHPLSHEEAPVTLGHEFSGTITALGEGVMDLAVGQNVVVEPYFTCGTCPQCKSGKYHLCEKMGFIGLAGGGGGLGEKVVVDKRWVHPIGDIPLDEAALIEPLSVGHHAVVRSGVVAGQVALVGGAGPIGLLTAAVLKGMGVTTIVSELSLARKDKAWESGVADHVLDPSKEDVKARVLEITGGLGADVAFECAGVNVVLDTLLDALKPTGVLVNVSIWGRPATVDMQKIVLKEIDLRGTIAYVRDHAEVIELVGSGKIDLKPFITGRIALEDLIDKGFDTLINHNETAVKIIVSPSGRGL